Part of the Mangifera indica cultivar Alphonso chromosome 4, CATAS_Mindica_2.1, whole genome shotgun sequence genome, TCTGCCATTTCTTACATTCCGGCTCCCTCCGCCGCTTGAAAAGTCGTTTATGTATTACTAGCAGATATATTATACACTTTATTAGGCCGGTCGGCCTTTCTTTGCTGTGACTTGCGAGAGTTCATAAAGTACCTTATGATATGACTCTTAGTAATGAGTCTGATCTAATTTTCTTGGATGCATGTCTTCCAGACTGTATGAATTTTGTCTAATATATTATGtacttacaaatatatataatgatctTATCTTTGCTTGCTATTAAATATACAGGACAATTCTTAGGTCTGAAAGAGATTCTAATTCTTGCCATTTCAATCTTCAACCTTCAAGGCCCTTTGACtggaaatttaaataaactatcAATTTCTTACATAGACATTCGATAGAAGACTAATTATGAGACCaattgaaaagtcatatttttttacGACATAAATGTCGTCAGCCGAAGGTTTAAAACGAAGAGAAGagatcattaatattaaaaaaaaaaaaaaaaggtaaaaagaaatttttgaaagagagaaaatataatttttcaaagttacgaaaattttaagtagagagtgaagtaattaatttttaaaatttaggaagaaaaatataataaattttatttatttttaatattattagtaaaatgttaattttatcctaatctctaaaaaaaaattctattggCAATTGCATAATTGGTgggattttaaaattttcaaatcttacGGATATAATTTTGAGAACATAACTAAACTTGGATGGAAAGTAAGTAGTCCTTTGACCCTTAATTATAATACTAAATGAAgagaaattaactaaaataattttttttattaatcataccATGGATTATACAGTCATAATTAAGATATCAATTTAatacctatttttaattttaaaaattaattaataaaagttaactatatcttataatttcatctgcagttaattttatattttagaatgctttatttattttaaatctatattattatataagactgatttaattttgagttataattgGTAAGAAAATCgaatataaatgtattttaataCAGTAGACATGATTggttaaaatgttaattttaaatgtattccTAATACAGTAGACATTGTTTACAGTAGACATGATGGGTTAAAAGTTAACTACATTGATTTTCTGCCTTCATACTTGTGATCTTATAATGGTGACAGATTGGTCTTTTATCAACAGCCATTGCTTCTAGCTTTGGTAAGCCAATTTCTGATAATAAAGAACTGGAAGATTACAAACCTGAAGATGTAGCACGGTCCCTTTTGAGATTGATTTCAAATAATGTTAGGCAGGTCAGTTTCAGTGACACAGTTTGCTTTCTTAATCACTCAGCAATGTACTTGTGAAGCACTGATTTTGTGTGCATGAATACTTAAGAGACCCTTCAGCCCCAGTTATATACTGCAATTGGTCACACTCCTAAGTAACTTTGTGCTTATGAATCATTGCCACAAGCATGGTCAACAAAGTACAAGTGACAACCATCCAAGTGAActtacatttatataaactttcatTGTGAAGGATCATAGACATTTACTTAAATAGATATAGAAATATGCAATTTGTTTCACCCTCATTCTCAGAAAATGAGAAGAGGACCCAGGACACACAAGTTAATTAAGAATGCTAATGCATATGGTAAAATTTCAATGTCTTGGACAACAAAAGTTTCATGAAACCTTTTACTCTGGGtaacattttttaatgataCTGTGAGGCTTCATTTCTTAGTCTGTCTACCTCATTTATGTTCCATGGGCAATTCCTTGTTTTTTATGTGCTTCTTctgaaaaaaatgaaagcatGTTATCTTTCGCTTTAAAGATTTAGAAGCTATAACTGCATATTAAACTTTGTTTCTATAGCATACTAGTTGTTATCACTTGCATAATGAGGACAGATTTATTGAGATTCATTGGGATGTAATTTGTTACAATTCTTCTCTCCGCAGCAAAATTTAGAATGTGTTTTCTTATACTTGCTTTAATTGTTGGTCTAGGTCCAAGATTTGCTATCGTgcatatttattatcttttctaATTCCACCTGAAAATGACGTTTAGCTTCTCTGTTCCCAGATTACTTACTTGACTACTCTACAATTTGGGCTCAAGGTGATACTTTTTGCCGGATTTTTTATTCGATGTTCTTGCTTATACCATGGACACAATCTATGTCGGTGTTCATTTCTGGTCATTATTTGGACTTGGTACTGACTATTGGTTTTCCCATCCTGCAAATTTTCAACGGAGTGTTCTAAAACTACTCAACCTGTTGCTTCAATTCAAGGTActgaacaaattttattttaaatctgaTAATATTTAAGGCACGAGTTCTTCATTGAGAATGTTGCAAACACCAGAAGCAGAGAAAAGGCCACTTATTCAAGAACTAGTTCcgattgaattattaaattatcagCATTCAGCATTCAAGAACTAGTTCCAATTGCGCGCGCGCACACGTTTTATTGATGGTGAAATAGACATGACTCCTTAATAAAAAGACATACACAACAAAGACACTTAATAGCACAAACGGTTCGTTCTTTTCAGCACCAAAAGGCCAATATATCAAGCCTTGTGACAGACATCCCCATCACAGATCCATCCTTCTTGGCTGGGTTTATCTTCCTTGGCATCATCATCTTTGGTTTCTTTATGCTCTTCCTCATGCTCATGAAGTGCATGCTTCACCTTCTCAGGCCACCCCTTTGCCATTTCCTCAATTTTTGCTTCAATATTCTTCACATGTTCTTCGGTAAAAGGATAAGCAGCATCTCCATGGACTGAAATCAGATTCCTTGCTTCTGTTGTAATGGTTCGGCCAGTTGGTCCGAGGGCCACTAGCATAGGAATGCCATCGACCTTGAATTTCCGACTCAAAGATGCCTTCCTCCTATCACCAAAGGGAAGCGCCAGCCATGGCATTcctgaaaaaaaatcatcaaaggAAGCTTGGTTCCTGTCACTAGAAATAAAAATCACTTCAAATGGTTCATTTTTTGCCTTGATTTTGTGGTATGCTTCTGTAAGTTTTGGCAAAAATGCCCGGCAGGGAGGGCACCAATGCGCTGAAAAGTACAGGAGAATGGTCTTCCCAGCTAAATCAGACACCAGAATCTGAAACAGGAGATAGAAGTCATCATGAGTAAAGAGGTCAATTGAAACAAAAGTCTAACATGGCTAATAGGCTATTAAAGTAGTAGCAGCATTAAATATCTCAGAAGTATCATACCTTGCTTCCATCTTTCCCAATGACAAAATCCAGATCCTGAGAAACCAGAACTGATTCCAGGGTTTGAGTTGCCTCTTTCGCTTTCTCTATTTCAGCAAGTTGTGCAAACTTTTCAGGGGTGAATGGGAATGCCTCAACTCCATGTTCTTCGACAGCTTCAGCAACATTGGAATTGAGAGTTTTCCCATCTGGCCCAATAATCACCAGAGTGGGAAGGATGGAGAGCTCAAAGTACCGAGCCAGCTTCTCACAGCTCTTATCCTTGAAGGGCAATGCTAGCCAAGGCACGCTACATAAGCTCTCCTTGAAAGATTCCTCCTCCTCATCAAGGGATATTGACACAATCTCAAAGCTCTCCCCCTTTTCTTTCAGCTTCTCATAGACCTTGATTAGCTCTGAAGTAAAGTCAGCAGAGGCCTTGAATGAATGCAACGAAAAGTACAGACCAACAGTCTTCCCTTCAAGTTCCGAGACAGGTATcttgtatacaaatttataataaattcagaTCAGATGAGGAaacaattcatttcaagaaGATGGTGCGagctttaaatttttcaaaagaaagcaTCATCGCCTTAAAAATGTACCTTTTTTCCATCGGATGAAACCAAGTAGTCCCGTGATTTGGTGACCAAGATAGATTTTAAGGACTGTTCCCTTTTggctctttcttcttcctctttcatCTCCTTGATCTTTTCTTCAGTAAAAGGGTACCCTTCCACTCCATACTCTCGAATGATCTCCACTCCACTATCAGTCAAAACTTTCCCATTTTCATCAAGAATCACCAGGGAAGGGACACCACTCACCTCGAACAACTCATCCAATCTATCACGTGTCTCTGA contains:
- the LOC123214556 gene encoding probable nucleoredoxin 1, which codes for MADTQSTDTQAVCHDVYTILSSSGRDFLVRNDGNQVKIESLKGKKVGLYFSASWCGPCKRFTPALVEFYDELSSKGDFEVVFVSGDEDEEAFKGYFSKMPWLAIPFSDSETRDRLDELFEVSGVPSLVILDENGKVLTDSGVEIIREYGVEGYPFTEEKIKEMKEEEERAKREQSLKSILVTKSRDYLVSSDGKKIPVSELEGKTVGLYFSLHSFKASADFTSELIKVYEKLKEKGESFEIVSISLDEEEESFKESLCSVPWLALPFKDKSCEKLARYFELSILPTLVIIGPDGKTLNSNVAEAVEEHGVEAFPFTPEKFAQLAEIEKAKEATQTLESVLVSQDLDFVIGKDGSKILVSDLAGKTILLYFSAHWCPPCRAFLPKLTEAYHKIKAKNEPFEVIFISSDRNQASFDDFFSGMPWLALPFGDRRKASLSRKFKVDGIPMLVALGPTGRTITTEARNLISVHGDAAYPFTEEHVKNIEAKIEEMAKGWPEKVKHALHEHEEEHKETKDDDAKEDKPSQEGWICDGDVCHKA